ATTATTTGTAATGATGGTGAATATATGGCAGAACTGTCTGGGAAGTTTCGGCATGAAGTGATTACGAAAAGCGATTATCCAGCAGTTGGTGATTGGGTGTATATAAAGAAAATAGAAGATGAAAAGAAAGCGATTATTCATCGTATTTTCCAGCGAAGAAGCTCTTTCTCAAGACAAGAGGCTGGAACAAGAACAGAAGAACAGATTATAGCAGCAAATGTAGATTATTTATTTTTAGTGAATGCACTTAATCATGATTTTAATGTTAGAAGGATGGAACGTTATTTATTATTAGCGTATGAAAGCGGCGCTATGCCAGTTATTGTTTTAACAAAGAGTAGTATATGTAATGATGTGGAAGAGAAAATTGTAGAAACGGAAGCTATAGCAATTGGTGTTCCTATTTTCGTTGTTGATAGTTTAGAGCATACAGGTATTGATTCGTTGAAACAATTCGTTTCTTCAGGGAAAACAATTGCTTTAGTTGGATCATCAGGGGTAGGAAAGTCAACTTTGTTAAATGCTTTAATAGGAATTGATGTAGCAAAAACGGGAGATATACGTGAAGAGGATAGTAGGGGGAGGCATACGACAACGCACCGAGAATTATTCCAATTGCCTAGTGGCGCTCTCGTGATTGATACGCCTGGCATGAGGGAATTGCAACTTTGGGAAGGCAGCGAAGCGATTCAAACAGCATTCTCTGATATTGAAGAACTTGCGACAATATGTCGTTTCCGGGATTGTAAGCATGAGAATGAACCAGGATGCGCGGTGTATAGTGCAATTGAAAACGGACTTATTACGATAGATCGTTTGAAAAGCTATAAAAAATTACAAAGAGAACTGGCGTATTTTATGAGGAAACAAGATGCAATCCTTGCCAGAGCAGAGCGTGATAAATGGAAGAAAATTTCTAAACAACATAAAAAAATGTAAAAACCAAAGGGCCCCTTTGGTTTTTTCTATTTGTAAATTTTATAATAATATTATTCGTATATATAGACAAAGGGAAATTAATTGTTTAAACTTTACAAAGTATTCACCATAATAGGTTATGAAAATAATAATTAGGGAATGGGAAATATTCATAATTAACTCAAATTAACTTTTAAATTTGAAAATTAGGAGGTTCATAATGGGTAAACTATTAAATTTGTTTCGTGATATGAAAGTAGCAAAAAAGCTATTAATTTCATTCTTTGTAATTTTAATTGCGGCTGTGTCTATTATTGGAGGCATGTCTTATCAAACAGCCAAAAAGAATTTTGAATCGCAAATTAAGAGTAGTGCCAACGACAATATAAAAATACTGGATAATTTAATCAATCAAATGATTGATGCAAAATTTAATGATGTGAATAATTTTGCACGGGTGATTCAGGGGAATATGTATCAAGGAGATAATCAGGATGAATTAAGAAAAATGTTATCTCAATATATAAATTTAAATAAAGATGTTGAACAAGTATATGTTGCCGGAAATGATAAAAAATTTGTACAAGAACCAAATATACAAATGGCAGCAGACTATGATCCAACAGAGCGTTCTTGGTATAAAGATGCAGTTGCAAAACAAGGTGGTATTGTTGTTACTGAGCCATATAAGGCAAAAGGAAATGGACATATTGTCGTAACAATCGCAAAACAAACAGAAGATAAAAATGGGGTTGTTGCGCTAGATTTAAGTTTAGATAATTTATTAAAAACATCAAAGTTAATTAATATTGGTAAAAAAGGATATGCCTTCATTTTAGATGGAAAGCAAAAAATAATTGCTCATCCACAAGAAAAACCAGGAGAAAAAGCGGCTGATTCTTGGGCAAAGAAAATTTATGAAGATAATCACGGTGCTTTTTCATATTCTTATGGCGGTAGTGAAAAGAATATGGTATTTGCTACAAATGTAAAAACAGGTTGGAAAATTGGTGGAACTATGTACTCAAGTGAAGTAATTGAAGCTGCTCAACCTGTATTTTATAATATGTTAATTGTTATGCTTATCTCATTAGTAATAGGTGGAGCACTTATTTATTTTGTAACACTTTCAATTACGAAGCCTTTAAAGAGATTAGTTGTTACCTCTAAAGAAATAAGTGAAGGGGATTTAACGCAAACAATTGAAATTCATTCTAATGATGAAATCGGCCAACTTGCTAAAGGCTTTAATGAGATGACGAATTCGTTACGGACGTTAATCGGAAGAATTAACGATTCAGCTGGGCATGTTGCAGCGGCATCAGAAGAGCTAACTGCAAGTGTAAGGCAAGCAAGTGAAGCGACTGAGCAAATCACAATCGCAATGGATGAAATATCAAGTGGGGCAACGACGCAAACAACAAGCGTAGAAAATGGCGCTATGTTACTGTTTGATGTAACGGAAGGTATTCAGCATGTAGCAAATAGTTCATCATCTATTAATACGGCTTCTGCACATACTCGTGAAAAAGCAGAAGATGGTGGGAAACTAGTAGGAAGAACAGTAAACCAGATGCAGTCTATTGCAGAATCTGTGTCACAATCAGATGCAGTTATACAATTACTAAATAATAAATCAAAACAAATTGGTGATATTTTAGAAGTAATTCAAAATATTGCAGATCAAACAAACCTTCTAGCTCTAAATGCGGCGATTGAAGCAGCAAGAGCCGGTGAGCATGGAAGAGGTTTCGCAATTGTTGCAGATGAAGTGCGTAAATTGGCAGAGCAGTCTAGCGTATCTTCTAGTGAAATTAGTAAATTAATATGTGAAATACAAGATGATATGGGTAAGACAGTCAAATCTATGAATCATGTAAATGAGGAAGTTCAATCTGGACTTGTTATCGCAAATGAAACGAAGCAAAACTTTGCTGGAATTTTACAATCTACAAATGAAATAGCTAATCAAATTAAGACGATGGTTGAAACGGCTAATGGAATGTCAAAAGGGGCAAATGAAGTATCTATTTCGGTAGGACAAATTGCAATGACAGCACAAAATAATGCAACAAGCACACAAAATGTTGCGGCTTCAGCTGAAGAACAGCTAGCTTCAATGGAGGAAATTGGATCCGCAGCGGGTACGTTATCTCAAATGGCTGAAGAGTTACAAGGACTAATTGACAGATTTAAAGTTTAATAGAGAACAGACTATCCCCTAGTAGCATTATGCCACTAGAGGGTAGTCTGTTTTATTGTGTAAAATCAAATAGGGATGTAGACTTCCTTTATGACGTTTAAAATGGCATTTTGCATAATGTTTGTCGAAAAATAGAGGTATTTGTTAGCTTTGTGTATAATTATTAACGTATAGAATACAAATAAAAGGAGAGTATTATGGGAGTGTATTGGGGGACAAAAAGACATTCTTGGCTTAGTTACGTCTCATTTTGGCTAAGTATTTCATTTTTTATTGTTTTTCTAATTGAAGTGTTTATATTAAAAACACTTTCGAATAGCTCGGTACAAATTGTTAAATATTTTTATTTTATACTTGTACCGGTAAATATTTTTCTTAGTTTAAAGTTACTATTTAAGAAGAATGAAAAGAAAGCGTTACCTATTTTTAGTTTCATTGTCTCATTATTATTTGCAATTTTAATAATCGTATTAGTTTTAGCAGCTATAGGGAAGTTCTTTTAAGGGGAGTGGTATAAGTCACTCTCCTTTTTTATTTGTGGTAGTCTTACTATATGTAAAAGTATGAATGCTGTGAGCTAATAAAAGCGGAGAGTAGACAATATTTGCATGGATTAAAGTCTGACGTTATTTAAACTTGTAAGAGTGTATGGAGTAATGAGGTAATATACATAATAATGAAGATAGAATTAGTTATTTTATAAGTATCTATGAAGCAAATGAATACGGTAAGAACGGTGATATATGGTACAATAGCTATGGATAGTGATAGAGATAAAGGGTATATAAAATACTCATCGTTTTTTAGTAAGAGAGGGGTTATCTTATGCTATACGAGGATTTGGAGACATTATTTCAAACAGCTCCGAAAGAAGATAGAGGCGGATGGAAATATATAATCCAAGAACAAAATGATACATATAAAATTGGTGATGAAATACTGAAAAATCAAATGAGTGTCGAATTGTATTTTAATGAATACGATGAGGTGAAAATCACTTTATATAAAGATGGAATTCCGATTACGACTATACAAAGAATTGTGATTTCAAAAGTTGAATTAGACGAAGATGAAGAAGGTATTCAATTTGTTTTAGAACGCATGCCTAGTCGAATGATTCGGTTGCAGTTAAAGCCGTATTTAGCATTAGAAATGGGACCGTACTGGGAAGTATGTGATGATTGTGAATGAACATAAAAAAGCATCCAATAACATGGATGCTTTTTTATGTTTTTTGAAGTTGTTTAAACGCAATGATTGGAAGTATAACAATACTTACCCATCCGATGATAGGATATAGAATGTGAAGTAAGTCACTGTAACCGATGTAACTAAAGCAATAACTAATTAGTAAAATGAAGAAAATAATATTGTGATTTTTCCACCCGGTAATAGATTGCATCTGTTTTGTCATCCCGAACACATTACCAACTAAAGTTGTGAAAACTTCACCGAAAATAATGAGAACGAAGAAGAAGTGAAAAGTTGCATTAAATCTTCTTATGACTTCAGCCATTGGGATGTTATATTGATAAAATTGATCGACTGATAAGATTGCTAAATGGCTGCATAATAAAATTAAAGAAAGTCCAGCACCACCTAAAATCCCACCCCAAAAAATGGCTTTTCGATCCTTTACTTCACTGGCTAATGGGACGAGAACACTTTGGGCGAGAGAAAGATTTAAGGCGACATATGTAATAGGGCTAGTAATCCATTTCATATTCCAACTCTCTGCAGGAATAGTGTTATTAATGGAAGGTGTACCGTGAAAAAAGGTTGTAATAGCAAGTCCGATAATAAAAATCATCATAATAGGTACGACAAGTGTATTTACTTCAAAAACACCTTGTAATCCGCGGCTACTTATAATGAGACAAGCGATAACTGTAATGAGAATACCGAGTTGTCTTGGTAAGCGAAGTTGCTCTTCAAATACTGCACCAGCCCCTGATAACATAACGCTCGTTACGCCGAATAAAACGAGTAATAATAATGTGTTTACAACATTCCCAAATACATCCCCAAATAAATATTTGTTAAATTCTTGCGCTGAAAATGCCCCGATTTGTGATGAAAGTAACATCATCTTTGTGCCGAGCCAAATAAAAAAAAATCCACTTACACATATGCCAATTGTCCCGTATAATCCATTCACTGTGAAAAATTCAACAATTTCTCGTCCAGTAGCAAATCCAGCTCCAACGACAGTTCCGATATAAGTAGCAGCTACTTTCTTTGCTACTTGCCATTGTTGATTGTCCATGTTATCCCTCTTTCTACTATGATGAGCTTGATGTACTATTATGCATATGTATGAGCTTGGACAATTAGACGTATGAAGTGTTTGAAAAAATACATGAATTAAATGATATTAGGGAAGTATTAAAGGTGTTAAAACTTTGTTACATATAAGCCGATTGTTCGAAAGGAAAGGGAATGTATGGTAAAATGTAATTAGGTTATTAAAAGATAAACATTACAAAATGATAAGAGGAGTGGACTGTATGAGTACGAAAACAAATGTTGTTGAAGTATTAAACAAGCAGGTAGCAAACTGGAATGTGTTATATGTTAAATTACATAATTATCACTGGTATGTGACAGGGCCACACTTCTTTACATTACATGAGAAATTTGAAGAGTTTTATAATGAGGCTGGAACGTATATTGATGAGTTAGCAGAACGTATTTTAGCTTTAGAAGGTAAACCATTAGCGACAATGAAAGAATATCTCGCAACATCTAGTGTCAGTGAAGGGACAAGCAAAGAATCTGCAGAAGAAATGGTGCAAACATTAGTGAATGATTATTCTGCACTTATTCAAGAATTAAAAGAAGGTATGGAAGTTGCGGGTGAAGCTGGCGATGAAACATCAGCTGACATGCTGTTAGCAATTCATACAACATTAGAACAACATGTATGGATGCTAAGTGCATTCTTAAAATAACGATAAAAAATATATAGAAACCCATTGAAAAATTATTTCAATGGGTTTTTTTATGATTTTTCAGTTTTCTTTTATGCTATAATATAGTAAAAAGGAGGCGATGCGATGTTTCGCTTTTTCAGAACTGGAAAAGAAGAGCGGGAAATTACGAAAGATGAGTTAGAACAAGCGATGGCTCAGTTTTTAGAAACGAATGCTAATATCGTTTATACAGTATTAGTAAATGATGATTATACAGTAAATTATGATCTGTTAAAACCGTATTTACCTGCATTTCCAACAAATGTTTTTCTTATAACGAAGGAAACGCTTGAGGTATTTGAACATACAGAAGAAAATTTAAACCTAGTGAAAGAAATTGATGTCGTACAAAAAGCAGTAGATCAATACGTAACAGAAAAAGAAATGTTCCCAATTGTTGAAGGTAGCGAAGATCGCCTCATATGCGGAATGAAACTAGGACCTTACTTAAATCGTAGCTTAAAAAGAGACTTATATATTTCAGAAAAACATTATTTAGTTTCAAGTAAACCAGATAGAAAAAAACAAAAGAGCGGGTAGACGTAATGAAAACAACAATACATATATTGTTGTCTTTTTTTGTCTGTTAAAATATTGATTTTTCAGTCTATTCTTATTTATACTAAATGCATTGGACAGGGAAGAGTAACTATTAAGCATCATTCTGAGAATAAGATATTGTTAGAGTAGGTTATACAAAGTGGTATAAAGATTCGCAAAAAAATATTATAAAAGGTTTCGGGGGAATTGGTACATGAAAAATAGTATGACTTACATTCAATTATTAAATGAAACGTTACGTTGTTATGCAAATAAAGGAAGTTTTGAAGCGTACAATTATATAATGGAAAATGCTACAGGTGTAATAGGGAATGAGGCGCAAATATATAATTTTAAGTATGCGCTCGCAAGTGCATCGGGACTTGAAAAAGAAGCATTACATTTAATGAGAGAGGCCATTATAGAAAAGGGATTCTGGTATGGAAATGAGTATTTAATTTCGGACGATGATTTAAAATCACTACATAAATTTGAAGAATTTCATACAATGGTTCAATTATGTAAAGAAAGAGAAGCATTAGCACATAAAACGGAAAGACCAGACGTGAAATATATATACAGCAAGAAAGAGGGAAATCTACTACTTACATTACATGGTGACCAAGAAAATATTCAAATAGTAGAGTCATATTGGAAATCAGTTTTGACACAAGATTACACGTTAGCTTTACCACAGTCTTCACAAATTCAGTTTTCAGATGGATTTGTTTGGGGTGATCTAGAGAGAGGGAAAGGGGAATTAAAAGAGCATTACAATAAGTTTATAGAAAATCATACAGTAGAAAATGTAATAATTGGTGGTTTTTCTGCAGGGGCAAGAGTAGCTTTATATACGATTTTACAAAAAGATATAGATGTAGATGGTTTTGTTTTTATGGCACCCTGGCTTCCTGAGATTGAAGAATGGGATGAGTTGCTAAGAGTGCTGAAGGATAAACATATAAAAGGATATATAGTATGCGGGGATCAAGATGAAGACTGTTTCGAATCCACGCAGCAATTCGTACAACTATTAAGAGAGAAGAATATAGAACATAAGTATAAAGTTGTGCCTGACTTAGATCATAATTATCCTATTAACTTTGAAGAGCTATTAAAAGAAGCTATTGAATATATAGGAAATGAAAACAATAAGTAGTAAGAAAAAGAGATGCATCATATGTGATGCATCTCTTTTTAGAATTATAAATTAAAAGCATTTGCTAGTAAGCGATAAGACTTTAATTTATGTTCGAATTGATGAGTAATCGTGACAATCATAAATTCGTCAGTATTGTATGCTTTGCTTAAGTTTATTATTTTTTCTTTTACAGAAGACGGATCACCGACAATCATACGTTGACGATTTTCTTTTATACGGAATAAATCATAAGCGCTGTATGAATAATTTTGAGCAGTTTCAATAGAAGGTGTACCAGTAGTTCGTTTTCCTTGCTCTAATAATAAGATTGATAAATCTAAACTAGAAGCAATTTTTTCCGCTTCTTCATTTGTTTCTCCGCATATAACAAAGATGGCAACGATTGAATTAGGCTTATCTCCTAAAAATGAAGGCTGATATTGTTCTTGGTAAGCCCTCATAACTTCAGGGCCTCCGAAGCCGTTAATAAATTGTGCAAATGCGAAAGAAGCTCCGTTGTTTGCAGCAATTTTAGCGCTCTCTCCGCTAGAACCGAGCATCCACATTTCAGGAGATGTTGGGATAACTGGAGTGGCTCTTAAGTTTGCATAGTGATGGTTTTCTGGTACTTGATCATGTAAGTACATTGCAACGTCTGCAATTTGTTCTGGATATTGATCAAGTGAGACCATTTTCCCTTCTTGAAGTGCGCGAGTTGCTATTGGCATACCACCAGGGGCTCTACCAACACCGAGATCGATACGATTTGGATACAGTGCTTCTAGAACACGGAAATTCTCAGCAACTTTATATGGGCTATAATGCGGTAACATAACACCACCTGAACCGACTCTAATACGGTCCGTTTTTGCGGCAATATGAGAAATAAGTATTTCTGGACTTGAACCAGCTAAGCTTACGGAATTATGATGTTCGGATACCCAAAAACGTGTGAATCCGAGTTTTTCAACTTCTTGTGCAAGCGTAACTGTATGTGAAAAAGCTTGGGCTGCTGTGCTACCATCTGAAATAGGTGATTGGTCTAATACACTTAACTTGATCATAGAATATACCTCTCAATCTTAATGTACATCCTATTATATATTTACTTATGAAAAATGCGTAGTGAAATGCTCAAAATGAAAAGCGGATAATCTTATTTCCGCTTTTAACGAGAAAATCCGCGTTCATAATGATTCATTTCGACTAGATTTAAAATATATTCATAGTTGTCAATTTCACGTTTTAGTTGTTCACGTTCTTTTTCAGATAGTGTCATATTGCTAAGTTTTTTACATAAGTTTTGTTTCTTTAATTCTAAATGTTTTTTTGTAGCATCGTAGTCATAAGTATGTTTCATTTTTAACCACTCCTTCTTTGTAGTTGCTATATTATACGAAGTATAAAGAAAAGTGAGATCTGTCTCTTATGTACTTTTAGTGAATATTCAAATTGCAATGGTGTTATGTTTATGGGGATTTATGAATAAAATGCACTAAACCACTAACGTCCATTTGATGAAGTAAGGGGTGGAATTGTGCAGAAAGATATAATGTATAACACTGAAATGGATGAAGCGTTAAAAGTTATAGATAAAGGATTGAAGAAGACGATAAGCCCAAAACAGATTATTGTAGTGGGAGCTGGTATGGCTGGGTTAGTTTCAGCATCTTTATTAAAGGCTGCAGGACATGATGTGAAAATTTTTGAAGCAAATAACCGGGTAGGTGGCCGTATAGAAACGGTTAGAATGGAAGATACCGGATTATATTTAGATGTTGGAGCAATGAGAATTCCGTATACGCATACATTAACGATGGCATATATAAGAAAATTTGGGCTACAGGTGAGACCTTTTATTAATAGGAATGAGACGGATGTTATATACGTAAATGGACGGAAAACGACGTTAAAACAATATGAAAAAGATCCAAGTATTCTAAGATATCCTGTGGAAATGAATGAAGTTGGAAAAACGTCAGAGGAATTATTATTGTTAGCGGTACAGCCCATTATAAATTTTATAAAAAAGAACCCAGAAAAAAATTGGGACGTTGTAGTAAAGGATTTTGGAAGATACTCTACTGGACAATTTTTAAAGTATCATCCTTATCAGTATAATACTTACTTTTCGCCAGTAACAATTGAGATGATCGGTGTTCTATTAGATTTAGAAGGTTTTTTAGAGCGGTCGTTTGTAGAGACTTTACGATTTTTATACATTATGCAAGAGGAGAGCGGATTTTGTGAAATTATGGGCGGGAATGATAGATTACCAAAGTCGTTTTTACCGCAATTAGAAGAAAATATTATATATAATCAAAAATTAATGAAGTTACATCAACACGATAATGGTGTGACAGCTTTCTATCGGAACGAGGAAACTTTTGAATATAGTAGTATTACAGGAGATTTAGTTATTGTTACTATCCCGTTTTCGACAATGCGTTTTGTAGAAGTAGATCCGTTTGATTCTATATCTCATGAAAAATGGAAAGCAATTCGTGAATTACATTACATGCCTGCGACGAAAATAGGAATTCAATTTAAAAGCAGATTTTGGGAAGAACAAGGGCAATTAGGTGGCAGAATTATAACAGATTTGCCAATCCGTTATGCCTATTATCCAAGTCATGGGATTGGAGAAAAAGGACCTGCTATGATGTTAGGTAGCTATACATGGTCTTACGATGCATTGTTATGGGATGGTTTATCAAAAGGCGATCGTATTTATTACACCTTACACAATTTAGCAACGATATTAGGTGGTCAAGTCTATGATGAGTTCATATCTGGAATTTCAAAAAGCTGGACATTGGATCCGTATGCGCTTGGAGGATTTGCACTTTTTCAAGCAGGTCAAGAAACTGAGCTGCAACCAGCGATTGTCAAACCAGAGGGGAGAATATTCTTCGCTGGAGATCATACAACGCTATATCACGGATGGATTCAAGGTGCGATTGAATCTGGAATTCGTGTAGCGGTGGAAGTGAATGAGTAAAAGGTTTTCAATTCAGAAAATTCTTTACTATATAACTTGAGATGGATATTATTATATATAAAAGAAATATAGGGAGTGTTTACAGTGAATCCGTTATTATTCGATTTTCCTTCTGAATTTTATACTGACAGGCTTTTTATTCGAATGCCGAAACCAGGAGATGGTAAAGTTGTATATGATGCAATTCAGGCTTCAATACAAGAACTAAAACCTTGGATGGTGTTTGCACAAAAAGAGCAAACAGAGCAAGAAGTAGAAGAAAGTATTAGAAAATCACATATTCAATTTTTGCAACGTGAAGATTTAAGATTACTAGTATTTTCGAAAGAAACAGGTGAATTTATTGCTTCAGCCGGATTACATCGTATTAATTGGGATATACCTCAATTTGAAATCGGATATTGGATTGATACAAGGTTTAGTGGAAAAGGCTATATGGTAGAGGCTGCGAAAGGTATAACGGATTACGCTTTTTCTGAATTGAAAGCAAACCGTGTAGAAATTCGTTGTGATTCTTTCAATAAGAAGAGTAGAGCGATACCTGAGAAATTAGGCTTTAAGTTAGAAGGTACGTTAGAAAGTGCGAGCGTTGCGGTAGATGGAAACGGATTAAGGGATATGTGTGTATTTGCTATGACTAGAAATACATATGAAAAAGAAGAGCTGTAAGAAAACAGCTCTTCTTTTTATGCATTATGGTACAGGATGTCCATTAGAGCTTTCGAAAATTGTAAACCATTGTTGACGGTCTAAGTTAACTTTTGTAGCAAGAGCGGCAGTTTTTACGCGATCTAATTTACCAGAGCCAACGATAGGCATCATATTAGCTGGATGAGCAAGTAACCAAGCATACATAACTGTATCGATACTAGAAACACCTAACTCAGTAGCAACTTTTTGCACAGTTTCACGTACACGTACGGCGCGTTCTGATTGACCAGTAAAAATCTCCCCACCAGCAAGAGGTGACCAAATCATTGGATTGATTCGTTTTTCTTGGCATAAATCAATTGTCCCTTTTTCAAAATGCTCAAGCTGCAATGCAGAAACTTCAATCTGGTTCGTAATAAGCGGGAAATCTAAGTACGAACTTAACATATTAAATTGTGAAGGTAAGAAGTTAGATACACCGAAGTGACGAACTTTCCCTTCTTGTTTTAATTGTGAAAATGCTGTTGCCACTTCATTTGGATCCATAAAAGGATCGGGACGATGAATAAGTAATACGTCAATATAATCTGTATGTAAATTTTTAAGTGATGCTTCTACACTTTGCATAATATGCTCTGCACTAGTATTGTAGTGAGCAACATATCGCTCTGGAAATTTCGGTGATGGGGGAGCGATTCCACACTTTGTAATAATTTGCATGTTTTCTCGTAAGGAAGGCTTTAATTGTAAAGCTTCGCCAAATAACCCTTCACACGTATATGCGCCGTAAATATCAGCGTGATCAAAAGTAGTAATTCCCATATCCATACAATCTTCAATGAAAGAAAGTAATTCTTGTTTCGTCATATTCCATTCTGCTAAACGCCAAAATCCTTGAATAATACGAGAAAATTCTAGCGTTTCAGCCATTTGAACTCGATCCATTATAAGTACCCCCTTGATGAATAATAATGTTTTGAAAAGGCTTTCTTACTACATGTTATTATATAGTTAATTAGGTGTAGAGACAATAAATATGTTTTGCTACAAAAACGATTTTCTCTATATGCTATAATGTAGAAACATATAGCTATAAGGAGATGTACGAAATGATTCCAGTAACAATATTAACTGGTTTTCTTGGATCTGGGAAAACGACATTATTAAATCGTATTTTATCAGAAAATCACGGTAAGAAATTAGCGGTGATTGTAAATGAAATAGGGCAAATTGGCATTGATAATCAGTTGATTATGAATGTGGAAGAAGAAATTATGGAAATGACAAATGGCTGTTTATGCTGTACTGTACGTGAAGATTTACTCGTTGCTTTAAAACAGTTACTGGACGTAAAAGCAGAAGGGAAAATGGATTTTGATGGTTTAGTAATTGAAACGACTGGCCTTGCAAATCCAGGCCCAATTATTCAAACATTCTTTTTAGATCCAGTCATTCAATCTGCTTACCAAATTAACGGTGTTGTAACGGTAGTAGATAGTTATCATATACATAAACATTTTGAAAAAGGATTAGAAGCAAAAGAGCAAATTGCGTTTGCTGATGTCGTTTTAGTAAATAAATTAGATTTAATTGAAGAGAATGAGAAAGAAAATCTCTTGCATGAAATTCAAGGAATTAACCCGACTGCAAAGTTAATTGAGGCGACTAACTGTGAGGTAGATATACCATCTTTATTACAAATCCAAACGTTTAAAACGAAAGATACGTTGCAAATTTACCCTCATAAAGAACATAACCACTTAGAAGGTGTGAAATCATTTGTATTACGTGAAGAACGTCCGCTGGATTTACAAAAGCTTAATGAGT
This genomic interval from Bacillus thuringiensis contains the following:
- a CDS encoding aldo/keto reductase, translated to MDRVQMAETLEFSRIIQGFWRLAEWNMTKQELLSFIEDCMDMGITTFDHADIYGAYTCEGLFGEALQLKPSLRENMQIITKCGIAPPSPKFPERYVAHYNTSAEHIMQSVEASLKNLHTDYIDVLLIHRPDPFMDPNEVATAFSQLKQEGKVRHFGVSNFLPSQFNMLSSYLDFPLITNQIEVSALQLEHFEKGTIDLCQEKRINPMIWSPLAGGEIFTGQSERAVRVRETVQKVATELGVSSIDTVMYAWLLAHPANMMPIVGSGKLDRVKTAALATKVNLDRQQWFTIFESSNGHPVP
- a CDS encoding GNAT family N-acetyltransferase translates to MNPLLFDFPSEFYTDRLFIRMPKPGDGKVVYDAIQASIQELKPWMVFAQKEQTEQEVEESIRKSHIQFLQREDLRLLVFSKETGEFIASAGLHRINWDIPQFEIGYWIDTRFSGKGYMVEAAKGITDYAFSELKANRVEIRCDSFNKKSRAIPEKLGFKLEGTLESASVAVDGNGLRDMCVFAMTRNTYEKEEL
- a CDS encoding CobW family GTP-binding protein: MIPVTILTGFLGSGKTTLLNRILSENHGKKLAVIVNEIGQIGIDNQLIMNVEEEIMEMTNGCLCCTVREDLLVALKQLLDVKAEGKMDFDGLVIETTGLANPGPIIQTFFLDPVIQSAYQINGVVTVVDSYHIHKHFEKGLEAKEQIAFADVVLVNKLDLIEENEKENLLHEIQGINPTAKLIEATNCEVDIPSLLQIQTFKTKDTLQIYPHKEHNHLEGVKSFVLREERPLDLQKLNEWMSAVVQELGEYLYRYKGILSIDGVDKRIVFQGVHTLFAASYDREWQEGEERVSEVVFIGRDINKEWFQEHFEECVK
- a CDS encoding flavin monoamine oxidase family protein — its product is MQKDIMYNTEMDEALKVIDKGLKKTISPKQIIVVGAGMAGLVSASLLKAAGHDVKIFEANNRVGGRIETVRMEDTGLYLDVGAMRIPYTHTLTMAYIRKFGLQVRPFINRNETDVIYVNGRKTTLKQYEKDPSILRYPVEMNEVGKTSEELLLLAVQPIINFIKKNPEKNWDVVVKDFGRYSTGQFLKYHPYQYNTYFSPVTIEMIGVLLDLEGFLERSFVETLRFLYIMQEESGFCEIMGGNDRLPKSFLPQLEENIIYNQKLMKLHQHDNGVTAFYRNEETFEYSSITGDLVIVTIPFSTMRFVEVDPFDSISHEKWKAIRELHYMPATKIGIQFKSRFWEEQGQLGGRIITDLPIRYAYYPSHGIGEKGPAMMLGSYTWSYDALLWDGLSKGDRIYYTLHNLATILGGQVYDEFISGISKSWTLDPYALGGFALFQAGQETELQPAIVKPEGRIFFAGDHTTLYHGWIQGAIESGIRVAVEVNE